One window of Paludibacter propionicigenes WB4 genomic DNA carries:
- a CDS encoding geranylgeranylglycerol-phosphate geranylgeranyltransferase: MINYLKLIRLPNLLFIALVQYLMRQVILIPILQVYGFDASMEIGMLSLLIVSSVFIAAGGYVLNDYFDIKIDAINKQNKQVVGNVISRHTAMLLHQLLTGVGVICGLVLAYFARSFTLAFIFIVIPGLLWFYSASYKRQFIIGNLVVAFIVGITVLIVGITQLAFLQKEYGNLIFETPIPRLFYGWIGGYALFSFLCTWIREIIKDMEDEKGDREMECRTMPIKWGLKKTKIFLYVLIAITVAGLFLVDYMFIHFTGTLTLRYIIFGLALPFLALAYMVYVAKVPKDFHQASTLSKFIMLSGVLYSFVFYYLQAKQHGISLFNLFIVR; encoded by the coding sequence ATGATAAACTATTTAAAACTTATCCGGCTTCCTAATCTGCTGTTTATAGCACTGGTTCAGTATCTTATGCGGCAGGTTATACTGATACCTATTTTGCAGGTTTACGGGTTTGATGCATCTATGGAGATAGGAATGTTGAGTTTGCTTATAGTTTCATCGGTTTTTATTGCTGCCGGTGGTTACGTCTTGAACGATTACTTTGATATAAAAATTGATGCTATCAACAAACAAAACAAACAGGTTGTAGGCAATGTAATATCCAGACACACAGCCATGTTATTGCACCAACTTCTAACCGGAGTAGGTGTGATTTGTGGTTTAGTGCTGGCCTATTTTGCACGAAGCTTCACTTTGGCTTTTATTTTTATTGTCATCCCTGGGCTATTGTGGTTTTATTCTGCCAGTTATAAGCGACAATTTATTATCGGAAATCTGGTTGTGGCTTTCATCGTTGGAATTACGGTTTTGATTGTCGGGATTACTCAACTTGCATTTCTTCAAAAAGAATATGGAAACTTAATCTTCGAAACACCCATTCCGCGTTTATTTTATGGTTGGATTGGAGGATATGCTCTTTTTTCATTTCTATGTACCTGGATTCGTGAAATCATTAAGGATATGGAAGATGAAAAAGGTGATAGAGAAATGGAATGCAGGACAATGCCAATAAAGTGGGGACTAAAGAAAACCAAGATATTTCTTTATGTACTTATCGCAATAACTGTAGCTGGTCTTTTTCTTGTCGATTATATGTTTATTCACTTCACAGGAACATTAACGCTACGATACATTATTTTCGGCTTAGCTTTACCCTTTTTGGCATTGGCTTATATGGTGTATGTAGCTAAGGTTCCGAAAGATTTCCATCAGGCCTCTACCCTATCAAAATTTATCATGTTATCAGGAGTTTTGTATAGTTTTGTCTTTTATTATTTACAGGCAAAACAACATGGAATCAGCTTATTTAATTTATTTATTGTTCGATAG
- a CDS encoding Rossmann-like and DUF2520 domain-containing protein, translating to MEIVLIGSGSVATHLGSALQSKGITIKQVFSRNPENAQHLAKKLNTTYIDDLEDLYLDADLYIYALKDSALKSVLRKMERIPAGIHVHTAGSIPMTDFEGFTGSYGVFYPLQSFSLKKDVDFTQIPICIEASSIEIEQVLFDLAKLLTDKIYTINSEQRKKLHLAAVFACNFTNYMYDIASQILDDSAIQFEIIQPLIAETAEKIKTLSPYDAQTGPAIRFDETTIARHLLMLNKYPEISKIYSLLSKEIHTRHKRS from the coding sequence ATGGAAATTGTATTAATCGGTTCAGGAAGTGTAGCCACACATCTGGGTTCAGCACTTCAATCCAAAGGGATTACTATCAAACAGGTTTTCAGCAGAAATCCTGAAAATGCGCAACATTTGGCGAAAAAGCTAAACACAACGTATATTGATGATTTGGAAGATTTATATCTCGATGCAGACTTATATATTTATGCTTTGAAAGATTCTGCGTTGAAAAGTGTTTTACGAAAAATGGAAAGAATTCCCGCCGGAATTCATGTACACACCGCCGGAAGTATTCCAATGACTGATTTCGAAGGATTTACAGGTAGTTATGGCGTTTTTTATCCTCTACAGTCTTTTTCTTTAAAGAAAGATGTCGATTTTACTCAGATACCTATATGCATTGAAGCAAGTAGTATCGAGATTGAACAAGTTCTGTTTGATTTAGCAAAATTATTGACGGATAAGATTTATACAATCAATTCAGAACAGCGAAAGAAACTTCATTTGGCCGCAGTTTTTGCCTGCAATTTTACTAATTATATGTACGATATTGCATCTCAAATACTTGACGATTCAGCGATTCAATTTGAAATAATTCAACCGCTTATAGCAGAAACAGCCGAAAAAATAAAAACGCTGAGTCCTTATGATGCACAAACAGGACCTGCTATAAGATTCGACGAAACCACCATTGCCCGACATCTTCTCATGTTGAACAAATATCCAGAAATAAGTAAGATATACAGCTTGTTATCAAAAGAAATTCATACAAGACATAAACGAAGCTGA
- a CDS encoding LiaF transmembrane domain-containing protein, which produces MSIKKDNRLAWGVSLLVFGCLFLFKQIQIIPAEFESYIFDFKNYPLILGVIFLLCHSNKNIGIVLLVVGLLFRLSDIIHYTKHISDFIWPVLLILAGAIMVFGKKK; this is translated from the coding sequence ATGTCTATAAAAAAGGATAACCGACTGGCCTGGGGAGTTTCATTACTCGTATTTGGATGTTTATTTTTGTTTAAACAAATACAAATTATTCCGGCCGAATTTGAATCGTACATTTTCGACTTTAAGAATTACCCGCTTATTTTGGGGGTGATTTTTCTGCTTTGTCACAGCAATAAAAATATAGGTATTGTACTGTTGGTAGTTGGTCTGCTTTTCAGACTCTCGGACATTATTCACTATACAAAACATATTTCTGATTTTATTTGGCCTGTATTGCTTATACTTGCGGGTGCCATAATGGTTTTTGGCAAGAAAAAGTAA
- a CDS encoding nitroreductase family protein, which translates to MNSFFDLLKNRRSIRKYLPKAVEADKISQITKAALMSPSSKRSNPWEFIVVQDDVTLKTLADCRPHGSQFLAGSPLGIIVTADTTKTDVWMEDASIAAILLQLQAQDLGLGSCWIQVYGRHKDDVTTTESFIRSLLNIPEHYAVLCIISIGYPDEERKPYDEDKLVISKVHSEKF; encoded by the coding sequence ATGAATTCTTTCTTTGATTTACTCAAAAACCGACGCAGTATACGCAAATATCTACCCAAAGCGGTGGAAGCAGATAAAATATCCCAGATAACAAAGGCTGCATTAATGTCGCCTTCTTCAAAACGAAGTAATCCGTGGGAATTCATTGTGGTGCAAGACGATGTAACGCTAAAAACTCTGGCAGATTGTCGTCCGCACGGGTCTCAGTTCCTGGCAGGATCGCCGCTTGGAATCATAGTTACAGCCGATACCACAAAAACAGATGTGTGGATGGAAGATGCCTCTATTGCTGCAATTCTGTTGCAACTACAGGCTCAGGATTTAGGACTGGGTAGTTGTTGGATTCAGGTGTACGGCAGACATAAAGATGACGTTACCACAACAGAATCGTTTATTCGCAGTTTATTAAATATACCTGAGCATTATGCAGTATTGTGTATCATTTCTATCGGCTATCCCGACGAAGAAAGAAAACCATACGATGAAGATAAGCTGGTAATATCTAAAGTTCATAGTGAAAAATTCTAA
- a CDS encoding RsiV family protein has protein sequence MKRQSILLLLSILTASLFISCTQKTIKTDNKEFKKKFFLSKDTTKGALTVDIDIEIPTAFADSLVLKSIRNVIITNLFGEEYISHPNNSIVQLFSKNIFTEYKENNEPLLQELDSTNRYSFNNEHTLSGFSLLSDKKIYVYGIERYVYMGGAHGLETRNYYNFDLKTGKLITENDIFKANYKAELIKLIKARIVEESKEVKDEKDAEPILNLEDTDYWTDSIKPNGNFYITDEGINYVFNPYEIAPYYLGQTEVTLPFKRLTGILKPNSIITYLVKKDAKQ, from the coding sequence ATGAAAAGGCAATCTATTTTATTATTGTTGAGCATCTTGACTGCAAGTCTATTTATCTCATGTACACAAAAAACTATCAAAACAGACAATAAAGAGTTCAAAAAGAAATTTTTCTTATCTAAGGACACTACCAAAGGTGCTTTAACCGTAGATATTGATATCGAAATTCCAACTGCTTTTGCTGATAGCCTAGTCTTAAAATCAATTCGAAATGTTATTATAACCAACTTATTTGGAGAAGAATACATTTCTCACCCCAACAATTCTATTGTTCAGCTATTTAGCAAAAACATCTTTACTGAATACAAAGAAAATAATGAGCCGTTACTGCAAGAATTAGATAGTACCAACCGATATTCTTTTAACAACGAACATACCTTGTCAGGCTTTAGTTTATTAAGCGATAAAAAAATATACGTATATGGTATTGAAAGATACGTATATATGGGTGGAGCTCACGGACTTGAGACAAGAAACTACTATAATTTTGATTTGAAGACAGGTAAGTTAATCACTGAAAATGATATATTTAAGGCTAATTATAAAGCAGAACTTATCAAGCTCATAAAAGCACGGATAGTAGAAGAAAGTAAAGAGGTAAAAGATGAAAAGGATGCTGAGCCTATTCTCAATTTAGAAGATACGGATTATTGGACTGATTCTATTAAACCTAACGGCAACTTCTACATTACCGATGAAGGAATTAATTATGTATTTAATCCGTATGAAATAGCGCCTTATTACCTGGGACAAACTGAGGTTACTTTGCCGTTTAAAAGACTGACCGGAATTTTGAAACCCAATAGCATAATCACCTATCTGGTAAAGAAAGATGCTAAACAATAA
- a CDS encoding CusA/CzcA family heavy metal efflux RND transporter: MIERIIHFSIKNKLIIGLFTVALIGWGVYSLTRLPIDATPDITNNQVQVIALAPSLAVQEVESSISAPIEVAVANIPNIIELRSISRLGLSVITVVFKDNVDIYWARQQMSERIKEAEEVIPAGVAKIELAPISTGLGEIYQYRLAVGKGFERKYNPMELRTIQDWVVRREMLGTVGVADINSYGGFVKQYEIAVNPERLRGMNLTLTDIFDALEKNNENTGSAYIDKKPTAYFIRGIGLVKSLEDIEKIVVKSNPSGVPVLIRDVASVRFGSAIRYGAFVVDTTEAVGGVVMMLKGANANEVTKNIEARVESIQKSLPQGIKIEPFLNRSDLVDRAIGTVSRNLIEGALIVIFILILFLGNFRAGLIVASVIPLSMLFAISMMNFFGVSGNLMSLGAIDFGLIVDGAVIIVESVVHRISMSKTQHLGITRLTQHQMDEEVYQASSRIRTAATFGEIIILIVYMPILFLVGIEGKMFVPMAQVVAFAILGAFILSLTYVPMASALFLSKNTEYKPNFSDKLMAFFHKAFQPVIHFALKRKLLISASAIGLFLISLGVFSRLGGEFIPQLEEGDLAAGVITLQGGSLSNTVEQVQKANKILLDNFPEIKHAVCKIGAGEIPTDPTPMETGDYIITLKDKSEWSSAKTREELVEKMEEALIPLAGVKFEFQQPIQMRTNELLSGSKQDIAIKIFGDDLNTLADKAAQVEKIIQKVEGVEDINVEKVTGLAQIQVEYNRDRLAQYGLSVEEVNRVLRTAFAGSQAGVVFDEEKRFAMVVRLDKDYRQDLDDVKNLSVALPNGGQIPFEQIASVAIKSGPAQVSREDTKRRITIGFNVRNRDVESVIDEVTKQIDEKVEFPTGYFVKYGGQFENLQAAKSRLAIAVPVALLLIFVLLFFTFHSVKQALLIYTAVPMSLIGGIFALWLRGMNFSISAGVGFIALFGIAVLNGIVLIAELNRLEKEGITDITERVLKGLHTRLRPVIITAAVASLGFLPMALSTSAGAEVQKPLATVVIGGLITATLLTLIVLPIFYIFFSSDRFKRIFKRKPIITALIIILLFGSNGVHAQQTRRVNLRQAIQLALDSNLTVRSSNYAVDVQKALKGAALDIPKTNIEGQYGQFNSYSKDNSFTVSQSFAFPTVYANQHKLAKANVKSSEWELKTAQLEIATQVKQVYWQLTYLYSKQKLYQWQDSLYSGFLRAAELRLKTGETNRLEMITARSQSMEVRNQLQQVLADVDIFSQKLQTLMNSASVILPADTILKRARLLLLSDSAVLSANPQLGYSKHQMEVSRLEKKLEQSKLLPDISIGYYSQTIQGEQTVNGISRTFGPGDRFTGIQAGIAVPLWFAPNAAKIKAAKLKQQQATTNAENATNLLKGNYNSLLGEYAKFSNSLNYYENQAVPEADLIIDQATKSYKAGAIDYLDYIQSLSRALTIKQNYLDALNNYNQTIISIDYITGKTI, encoded by the coding sequence ATGATAGAACGTATCATTCATTTTTCAATAAAGAATAAACTTATTATTGGCTTATTTACCGTTGCGCTTATAGGCTGGGGAGTGTATTCGCTCACTCGCTTACCTATTGATGCAACTCCCGATATAACTAATAACCAGGTGCAGGTTATTGCGCTAGCACCGTCGCTGGCGGTACAGGAGGTGGAAAGTTCCATCAGTGCACCAATAGAAGTTGCCGTTGCCAATATTCCTAATATCATTGAACTCCGCTCCATATCGCGTCTGGGGTTGTCGGTCATTACCGTTGTGTTTAAAGACAATGTCGATATTTACTGGGCCAGACAACAAATGAGCGAACGGATTAAAGAAGCTGAGGAAGTAATTCCTGCCGGCGTGGCCAAAATTGAACTGGCACCTATTTCAACCGGATTGGGTGAAATATACCAATACCGCCTTGCCGTTGGTAAAGGCTTTGAGAGAAAATATAACCCCATGGAATTGCGTACCATACAAGATTGGGTAGTGCGACGCGAAATGTTAGGAACTGTGGGTGTGGCTGATATTAATAGTTACGGTGGTTTTGTAAAGCAATATGAAATAGCCGTAAATCCCGAAAGATTACGTGGGATGAATCTGACTCTTACTGATATTTTTGATGCACTCGAAAAAAACAACGAAAATACAGGAAGTGCTTACATTGATAAAAAACCGACAGCTTATTTTATACGCGGTATCGGGTTGGTAAAATCGCTGGAAGATATCGAAAAAATTGTTGTCAAAAGCAATCCTTCGGGCGTACCTGTTTTGATCAGGGATGTAGCCAGTGTTCGGTTTGGTAGTGCCATCAGGTATGGTGCTTTTGTGGTAGACACTACTGAAGCTGTGGGTGGAGTTGTGATGATGTTGAAAGGAGCCAATGCCAATGAGGTAACCAAGAACATTGAAGCCCGCGTAGAATCTATTCAAAAATCATTGCCTCAGGGCATAAAAATAGAGCCGTTTCTGAATCGTTCCGATTTGGTTGATCGTGCTATTGGCACTGTTTCACGCAACCTGATTGAAGGAGCATTAATTGTTATTTTTATTCTCATTCTGTTTCTGGGGAACTTTAGAGCCGGGCTGATTGTAGCTTCGGTCATTCCGCTTTCCATGCTGTTTGCCATATCCATGATGAATTTCTTTGGTGTGTCGGGTAATTTAATGAGCCTGGGTGCTATTGATTTTGGGTTGATTGTAGATGGAGCAGTAATTATAGTGGAAAGTGTGGTGCATCGAATATCGATGAGCAAAACCCAACATTTGGGCATCACGCGACTTACGCAGCACCAAATGGACGAAGAAGTGTATCAGGCTTCGAGCCGGATAAGAACAGCAGCTACTTTTGGCGAAATTATTATTCTGATAGTTTATATGCCTATTCTCTTTTTGGTAGGCATTGAAGGAAAAATGTTTGTGCCAATGGCACAGGTGGTTGCTTTTGCTATTTTGGGTGCATTCATACTTTCGTTAACTTATGTTCCTATGGCTTCGGCTTTGTTTCTGAGTAAAAATACAGAATACAAACCCAACTTTTCGGATAAACTGATGGCTTTTTTCCACAAAGCTTTCCAGCCGGTGATTCATTTTGCGTTGAAGCGCAAATTGCTGATTTCAGCATCAGCCATTGGGTTGTTTTTGATAAGTTTGGGTGTGTTTAGCCGTTTGGGTGGAGAGTTTATTCCTCAACTGGAAGAAGGCGATTTGGCTGCCGGAGTCATTACGCTGCAAGGTGGATCGCTTTCCAATACAGTAGAACAGGTTCAGAAAGCCAATAAGATTTTGCTTGATAATTTTCCGGAGATAAAACATGCGGTTTGTAAAATTGGTGCAGGTGAAATACCTACCGATCCCACACCTATGGAAACAGGCGATTATATTATTACGCTTAAAGACAAAAGCGAATGGTCGTCGGCTAAAACCCGTGAAGAGCTGGTAGAAAAAATGGAGGAAGCGCTGATTCCATTGGCAGGCGTGAAGTTTGAGTTCCAACAGCCTATTCAGATGCGCACCAACGAGTTGCTTTCAGGATCGAAACAGGATATTGCCATTAAGATATTTGGTGACGACCTGAACACTTTAGCTGATAAAGCAGCTCAAGTGGAGAAAATAATTCAAAAAGTTGAAGGAGTTGAGGATATAAACGTAGAAAAAGTAACCGGGCTAGCGCAGATACAGGTTGAATATAACCGTGACAGACTTGCTCAATACGGACTTTCTGTTGAGGAGGTGAACCGTGTATTGCGTACAGCCTTTGCAGGAAGTCAGGCGGGTGTTGTTTTCGACGAAGAGAAACGCTTTGCTATGGTGGTGAGATTGGATAAAGATTACCGGCAAGATTTGGATGATGTGAAAAATCTGTCGGTTGCGTTACCCAATGGTGGTCAGATTCCTTTTGAGCAAATTGCCAGCGTAGCGATTAAATCCGGACCTGCACAGGTTTCGCGCGAAGACACCAAGCGCCGTATCACCATTGGTTTTAATGTACGCAATCGGGATGTTGAAAGTGTAATAGACGAGGTTACAAAACAAATTGATGAAAAAGTTGAGTTCCCTACAGGATATTTTGTAAAGTATGGTGGACAGTTTGAAAATCTTCAGGCTGCAAAATCCCGTCTGGCTATCGCTGTACCTGTAGCATTACTGCTTATTTTTGTGCTATTGTTTTTCACTTTTCACTCCGTAAAGCAAGCACTGCTCATTTACACAGCCGTTCCCATGTCACTCATAGGTGGAATCTTCGCACTATGGCTGCGTGGTATGAATTTTTCTATTTCGGCAGGCGTGGGCTTTATTGCTTTATTTGGTATTGCCGTTCTCAATGGAATTGTGCTTATAGCCGAGCTCAATCGACTCGAAAAAGAAGGAATTACAGATATTACCGAGCGTGTACTGAAAGGATTGCATACACGATTGCGTCCGGTAATTATTACCGCTGCTGTGGCATCATTAGGATTTTTGCCTATGGCTTTGTCAACTTCGGCAGGTGCTGAAGTGCAAAAACCACTGGCTACAGTAGTTATTGGAGGGTTGATAACAGCCACTTTGCTGACTTTGATTGTATTGCCCATTTTCTATATCTTCTTTTCGTCAGATCGCTTTAAACGAATTTTTAAGCGAAAGCCAATTATAACCGCATTGATAATTATACTGTTATTTGGTAGTAACGGCGTACATGCTCAGCAAACCAGAAGAGTAAACCTCCGACAAGCAATTCAATTAGCATTGGACAGCAATTTGACTGTACGCTCGTCGAACTATGCCGTAGATGTTCAAAAAGCACTGAAAGGAGCTGCATTGGATATTCCTAAAACCAATATAGAAGGGCAATATGGACAATTCAATTCATACTCAAAAGACAATAGTTTTACAGTATCTCAATCTTTTGCATTTCCTACGGTATACGCGAATCAGCACAAGTTGGCTAAGGCCAATGTAAAAAGCAGCGAATGGGAATTGAAAACTGCGCAGTTGGAAATAGCAACCCAAGTGAAGCAGGTTTACTGGCAATTGACTTACCTGTACTCAAAGCAAAAGTTATATCAGTGGCAAGATAGCCTGTATTCCGGGTTTTTGCGAGCAGCAGAACTTCGGTTGAAGACCGGTGAAACCAATCGGCTGGAAATGATTACAGCCCGTTCGCAAAGTATGGAAGTGCGTAATCAGTTGCAACAAGTACTTGCCGATGTAGATATTTTTTCTCAAAAACTGCAGACACTTATGAACTCCGCTTCGGTAATTTTGCCGGCTGATACCATATTGAAACGCGCCAGGTTGTTGCTACTATCCGATAGTGCAGTCCTATCAGCCAATCCTCAGTTGGGTTATTCTAAACATCAAATGGAGGTTTCACGTCTAGAGAAAAAGCTCGAACAAAGTAAATTGCTTCCTGACATTAGCATTGGTTATTACAGTCAGACGATACAAGGTGAACAAACGGTCAATGGCATTTCCCGAACTTTCGGACCCGGTGACAGATTCACCGGTATACAAGCGGGAATTGCCGTTCCGCTGTGGTTTGCACCCAATGCTGCTAAAATTAAAGCCGCAAAACTTAAGCAGCAGCAGGCTACAACCAATGCCGAAAATGCAACTAATCTGTTGAAAGGGAATTATAACTCGCTATTGGGCGAATATGCAAAGTTCAGTAACAGCCTTAATTATTACGAGAATCAGGCAGTTCCGGAAGCAGATTTAATAATCGATCAGGCCACCAAAAGTTACAAAGCCGGTGCCATCGACTACCTGGATTATATTCAGAGTTTAAGTCGGGCATTGACAATAAAGCAAAACTATCTTGATGCGTTAAACAACTACAACCAAACAATTATTTCTATTGATTACATTACTGGTAAAACCATTTAA
- a CDS encoding efflux RND transporter periplasmic adaptor subunit, giving the protein MTFNNKSFILITLLFLTFASCGKVNKKEANSHEEVLPEDIVELRDDQIKLADIQTGIVEMRSLSGTLKVNGTVSVAPQNLATVCMPLGGFVKSTSLTPGVAVRKGQTLAILENQEFIDIQQNYLETKNKLEYAQAEYTRHKELYKDDVYSKKNLQQVTADYKNLKAMLKALEQKLGLIGIQTARLTEDKISRSVALVSPISGYVKAVNVSIGKSVSASDVLFEIVNTDKLFLELTLFEKDADKVRNGQKILFYINNESEQHEAIIYQTGKSINNDKSYKVYANVVGHCRNMLPGMYVNANIEAQSNQVTSVPSESVVSFDDKDYIFILDKKKMENGKSMTEYRMIQIQKGVTENGFTGITLPDNFNIKGSKVVVKGAYNLLSAKKNAGEMSC; this is encoded by the coding sequence ATGACATTTAATAATAAATCATTTATACTGATAACTCTTCTTTTTCTGACTTTTGCTTCGTGTGGAAAGGTAAATAAAAAGGAAGCAAACAGCCATGAAGAAGTGCTTCCCGAAGACATTGTGGAACTGCGAGACGATCAGATTAAACTGGCCGATATACAAACCGGAATAGTGGAAATGCGATCGCTTAGCGGTACATTGAAAGTGAATGGAACCGTATCCGTAGCACCGCAAAATCTGGCAACAGTTTGTATGCCATTGGGTGGATTCGTGAAAAGTACTTCGTTGACCCCGGGAGTTGCTGTAAGAAAAGGACAAACGCTGGCGATACTGGAAAATCAGGAATTTATTGATATTCAGCAGAACTATCTGGAAACCAAAAATAAACTGGAATATGCTCAGGCCGAATATACCCGGCACAAAGAACTATACAAAGATGATGTATATTCCAAAAAGAATTTGCAGCAGGTGACAGCCGATTATAAAAACCTGAAAGCTATGCTTAAAGCACTTGAACAAAAGCTGGGACTCATTGGTATACAAACTGCACGGCTTACAGAAGACAAGATAAGTCGCTCGGTGGCACTGGTTTCACCCATTTCGGGCTATGTGAAAGCAGTAAATGTTAGTATTGGTAAATCTGTTTCAGCTTCGGATGTATTGTTCGAAATCGTGAATACCGATAAATTGTTTCTGGAGCTTACGTTGTTTGAGAAAGATGCCGACAAAGTTCGTAATGGTCAGAAAATTCTGTTCTATATCAATAACGAATCCGAGCAGCACGAAGCAATTATTTATCAGACCGGAAAATCTATTAATAACGACAAAAGCTATAAGGTGTACGCCAATGTAGTAGGTCACTGCAGGAATATGCTTCCAGGCATGTACGTAAATGCTAACATCGAAGCTCAAAGCAATCAGGTCACTTCAGTTCCGTCCGAGTCTGTTGTCAGCTTTGACGATAAGGATTATATTTTTATTCTGGATAAGAAAAAAATGGAAAACGGAAAATCTATGACTGAATACCGCATGATTCAGATACAAAAAGGGGTAACTGAGAATGGTTTCACAGGTATTACTTTGCCTGATAATTTCAACATTAAAGGGAGTAAGGTTGTTGTAAAAGGTGCATACAATCTGCTCTCAGCAAAGAAAAATGCCGGAGAAATGAGCTGTTAA
- a CDS encoding YnfA family protein, with protein sequence MKILLSIAIFIVAGLCEIGGGYLVWLCLREHKSWWIGALGGIILFAYGVVATLQTENFGRVYAAYGGIFIVMAIIWGWKVDGVIPDRYDLIGGFIALIGMGIIMFAPRS encoded by the coding sequence ATGAAAATACTACTTTCAATAGCTATTTTTATAGTGGCAGGACTTTGCGAAATAGGTGGTGGGTATCTCGTGTGGCTTTGTCTGCGTGAACATAAATCCTGGTGGATCGGTGCATTAGGGGGTATAATACTTTTTGCCTACGGTGTTGTGGCCACATTACAAACCGAAAATTTTGGAAGAGTTTATGCCGCCTATGGTGGAATTTTCATTGTTATGGCCATTATTTGGGGATGGAAGGTTGATGGTGTTATTCCCGACAGATATGATTTAATTGGAGGATTCATAGCGTTGATTGGTATGGGTATTATCATGTTTGCACCCCGCAGTTGA
- a CDS encoding GSCFA domain-containing protein: MFQTKVEIPTTSLTINYTTAILTLGSCFAENIGRKLQEVYFDTEVNPFGVLYNPVSIINSLELLLENKEFTRKDIFESRSLWHSFSHSSLFSAVSAEDCLNKINSGMSAAGSFLGRADVLMITFGTAWVFEEKKSGRVVSNCHKLPAADFYRRRLSVEEIVDGYTNLINKLLLKRPELKLIFSVSPIRHWKDGAHENNLSKSTLLLAIDILKKRFEQVRYFPAYEIQLDELRDYRFYASDMLHPSDVAVDYIWQRFSQTYFNPITQRVKKDVEQLVSDLSHRPLQPDSEEFKKFCINVEKRKTAIIHSYPFLSNRIK, translated from the coding sequence ATGTTTCAGACTAAAGTAGAAATACCAACAACTTCGCTCACAATTAATTATACAACAGCCATACTTACACTCGGGTCCTGTTTTGCTGAGAATATTGGACGTAAACTGCAAGAAGTGTACTTTGATACAGAGGTTAATCCTTTTGGTGTGCTTTACAATCCGGTTTCTATTATTAACAGTTTGGAACTTTTGTTGGAGAACAAAGAATTTACTCGCAAAGATATTTTTGAGTCGCGTTCGTTGTGGCACAGTTTCTCTCATAGCAGCCTTTTTTCGGCCGTCTCTGCTGAAGATTGCCTGAATAAAATCAATTCAGGAATGTCAGCTGCTGGTAGTTTTCTCGGCAGGGCTGATGTATTGATGATTACTTTTGGTACTGCATGGGTTTTTGAAGAAAAAAAGAGTGGGAGAGTAGTGTCCAACTGCCACAAATTACCGGCAGCTGATTTTTATCGCCGCAGATTGTCAGTAGAAGAAATTGTGGACGGTTACACGAACCTGATTAACAAATTATTGCTAAAACGGCCTGAGCTCAAGCTGATATTCAGTGTAAGTCCTATTCGTCATTGGAAAGATGGAGCTCATGAGAATAATCTGAGCAAAAGTACTTTGTTGTTGGCCATTGATATATTAAAGAAGCGGTTTGAGCAGGTTCGCTATTTCCCAGCTTACGAAATTCAACTGGACGAATTACGTGATTATCGATTTTATGCCTCTGATATGCTTCATCCTTCCGATGTAGCTGTTGATTATATTTGGCAACGTTTTTCCCAAACTTATTTTAATCCAATCACGCAACGTGTAAAAAAAGATGTGGAACAACTGGTCAGCGATTTATCCCATCGACCGTTGCAACCCGATTCGGAAGAATTCAAAAAGTTTTGTATCAATGTAGAAAAGCGTAAAACTGCCATTATACACAGTTATCCATTTCTTAGTAATCGGATTAAATAA